A region of the Perognathus longimembris pacificus isolate PPM17 chromosome 7, ASM2315922v1, whole genome shotgun sequence genome:
TTATAAAAATCAGGACTGGAGTGATGGGAGGAATCTGTCCCCACGGCAAGTATTGTCATTGGATATGAAATACAAAGTGAAAACTCAAGgtgacgtgtgtgtgcatgtgtgtgcaacagTGGCTAGCTGATGGGCTCAGCCCTTGAAGGAACAGCAGCACTGACCAGGGCGGCCCTGCCCATGGCTGGGAATGCACTGCTGTGGCCAGCTCACTCCCCCTCCCACACATAGCTCTTAGCCTGGGGCTGTAGCCCCCTCTAGGAGGAAGGAGATGGCCCGGCCACTTTAGAGGCAGAAGGACACAGGCTGCTCTGTGCTGACCTTGAAATTAGCTTCAGGTCTGCACGGTTGAGCGGCTGCTGAGGCCCATTCTGCCCAGGTCTACTCAAGCTCGGGTCTTGAAGGACTTTCCTTTGCTTGGGAAGATGGGGACCCATTTTGCTGGCAGAAGCCATGAAAGCAAGGGGTCTTCCCAGGGGAGCAGAGACCTTTGCCCCGATCCTTGCCAGACGGGGGGTGAGCCCCAGGGAAACGAAGCCCACCTCTCCTTGGCACCTTCGTGATGTGGTAATGTGGTGGACTGACCGGACATCGTGGAGTAATGGATATGGGGATGCAAATGGGGGTCAAGCCAGCGGTCGTGGAGAGGGTGGTGTAAAAGCATTGTGCTTAGACAGGGCAAAGTGAGTTCCCAGAGAGGCCAGGGGTACTACGTGGGAGGCCTCAGGCCGGGGTTGCAGCTGGGCTCACCCTCTCAAAGGACTCCCAGAGAGCCCGAGAGATGACTCCTCGCATCTGGCAGGACATGGGACCAGGACACTTCTTCAACAGCCCTGAGAGATAACATGGTCACCTGCTCATGGCAGAGGGAGATGGAGGCAAGAGAGGTCGCAGCGAAGGAGACCCGTTCGGTGAGCATTTGGGGCTCTGAAGGCCCTGTGCTTGGAGAGGCCTGGGGCACGTTCTGCGCCCGTGGGGGGCGTAGCGGCAGTGCAgggggtggctcacgcctgcaaccctagctactggagaggctgagcgccgaggatcgcggttcgaagctgCTGGgccatgaaagtccatgagactgtaatCTCCATTTAGCCAACGAGAAGTCGGTagagcccagtgcccaggcccttggggGCCCGGATTCGTTCTGCCCGATGATGGGCCTGTCCCAAGGTCCGCTGCGCGACCTCCATTCACGGCCACCTGCCCAGGAGGGGCCCCGGGCGGCCGTGGGCTCCGCAGGTGCCGCCGCCGGCCGGAGCAGCAGAGGCGCGGAGGCTGCGCGCCCGGGCGCGGGGCACCGGTGGCCTCtgtggcgccgcgtcccgcgggGAGGCCTAGGAGGCGGAGCCCAGCGAGTCCGAGTGCAGCGTGGCGTAGCCCGAGGACTCGGACGGGGAGCTCAGGAAGCTGCTGGTgctgccgccgcccgccgcgtgCAGCCCCCCGGGCTCGCCCCACGACGCGCTGCGGCCGGCCTGCAGGGCGCCCGCGTGGGCACGCGCGCCCCGGCGCGGCCCCGGGCTCCGCcgcgagccgccgccgccgccgccgccggggggcCGCGGGGACCCGCCGGGCTCGGCGCCGTCGGGGGCGGCGGGGAAGGGCCGCGGCGgcgccggggcgcgcgggcggcgcaGGGCCTGCGGCTCGCGCTCGAAGGCGGTGAGGGCGAAGGCGTCGGGCAGCAGCGAGGCCGAGGCGGAGCGGGCGCagggcccggggcggcggcgcgggcttCCGGGGGGCGAGCCGCGGGCGCCGGGGGCCGCGCCGGGGCGCAGCGCCAGCAGGCTCTCGGCCGAGCGCCGGCGCGCGCGGTACGGGGGCGCGTCCTCGGCGAAGGCCAGCGGGCCGCCGCGGCGTCGCGCGGGCCCGGCGGGCGGCGCCAGCGCCGCCAGCGCCGCCAGGTCCTCGCCGGAGCCCCAGCGGGGCGGCAGCGCGGGCGGCGCGACCGAGGCCCACACGTCCGCGTCGTCGTGCGAGAAGCGCCGGGTGGGCGGGACCTGGCGGGCCCAGGGGAGttcactggccccgcccccggccccgggccccgcccccggcgcgccgCACGACGGGGAACccaggggcggggcggccccacccccccaggcccagCGGGCCTCCGGCGGGCTCGGCGAGAAGGGCCCGGCCCCGCGGTCCGGGACACCCACCTGAAGGTACTGCATCTTGTCCTCCGGCTGGGGCCGCGGGGGGCAGAGCGGGGGCAGGCCCCCCTCCAGGGCAGAGAGCTCGTACTGGGTCATCCTGTCCAGGGCCACAGAGTCAGCTCCATAGCTGAAGTCCAAGGGGCGCTCCAACACCAGCTCCTGGGGGGTGCCGCCCTCCAGGCTGGTCTCtgcaggggcgggggggcgggtggACAGAGGCACAGGGCCATTGCACCATGGGGGCATGTCCTAGAGACCCCCATAGGCATGCACAAGCCAGGGGGCTGGCCCCCTGGTTACACAGTCCCGGCCCCCACCCTTTAGCTGCGGCTCTGGAAGGTGACGCACGCACGCAGTGAGGTATTTTCCTCATCAGAGGTGGGTGGGGAGCCCCGAGGGACTCGTGTGCCCTGGGGACCTCATTGTGCTGCACCATGGCCAGGACTCAGCCCAGGGAAACACTCTTGCTAGCTTTTGTCGTCTTTGTGCAGGTCCTGAGACTTAAGCTCAAGGGCCACGAGCGCttacttgttttttcttctttttctccccataagggtgctatactacttgagccatgcctctagttccgaCTTCTTACTGCTTAGCTGGAGATACGAATCTTGAGGCTTTGGGTGCCTGGGCTGGGTCTGAACCTCggccatcagatctcagcctcctgagtagctaagattatagatgagGCCCATCCGGGCCTGGCAGAGCACGGAGTTCTTTGGGGACCCTGAGGTCAGGGGTGAACTCTGTGCTACACATGGAGTTTGGAGTCTGTGATCTCCACGTGGTAACCAGGACTTGTTGACTGTTTAACAGGAGTAGCTAGAGAATGTCCTGTGGAGCCCTGGTGACAACAGGGAGCATGGGGCGGAATGGGGTCTCCACTATCCCCACGAGCCACCCACatgccccttccccttcccgccCCCGGGCCATCCTCACCGTCCTCGGAGTCTCCGTCGCTGGCCATGAGGGCCACGCACTTCTCCCAGACGGCCTTGAGGTCGGCCCGGTAGCGGTCGCAGGTCCAGAGGAACACAGGCAGCAGCAGGGCCTGGGCCACGGAGCACCACAGCACGCACAACACCATCCAGGGCGCAGAGGCGTCGGCCCGCAGGCTGCTGAAGCCCACCACCTGCGGGCACAGGGCTGGGCTGCACTGCcgggcctcctccccaccctccctcccagcctcagtttcctaagcTGTACGGCAGGTCTAATGGCCCACTGCCCAGaggtcaggaggaggaggagcaggaggaggcctAGGACTCAGACACCGGAAGAGTCGATGGACACAGGGTCCAGCCAGGGGTGCTTTGGGTCACCTCCACAGGCGACTCATTGCTGCTGTCCCAGGAGGGGCCGCACGGCCCCCTCACCTGCCCCCACAGAGGTTAAAAGATTCCCAGGGCACTGCACACATCGTGTTGGTTCTGCCGTGTGTGACCTGTGTGACCTGCTGAGAGCGGCTTAACCTCTCTGGATCTGTCTCTTGTCTGTGAACCGGGCTAAGCCCCCCTCACACTGTAGCATAACgggggaggtaaaccttctggtCTGACCTAACAGGCCAGAAACACGAAGGGGGCTCCAGTGCTCCCGAGAAAGGCCCTCCCAGAGCCCGCGGTGCCCACCACGtttgctttctcttccctctgtTGGCAGAGGAAGTGGGAAAGCGGAGCCCCACTGCATACAGGGCCTGGGAGG
Encoded here:
- the Gpr153 gene encoding probable G-protein coupled receptor 153 isoform X1; protein product: MCIYRGPLYAAPTDCVSRPPAAHRPWHPRTRTGEGGCAGGGPAGGRRMRRAPPPAAGAMGDERRLPGSAVGWLACGGLSLLANAWGILSVGAKQKRWKPLEFLLCTLAATHMLNVAVPIATYAVVQLRRQRPDYEWSEGLCKAFVSTFYTLTLATCFSVTSLSYHRMWMVRWPVNYRLSNAKKQAVHTVMGIWMVSFILSALPAVGWHDTSQRFYTHGCRFIVAEIGLGFGVCFLLLVGGSVAMGVVCTAIALFQTLAVQVGRRADRRPFTVPTIVVEDAQGKRRSSIDGSEPARTSLQITGLVATIVVIYACLMGLPVLVVGFSSLRADASAPWMVLCVLWCSVAQALLLPVFLWTCDRYRADLKAVWEKCVALMASDGDSEDETSLEGGTPQELVLERPLDFSYGADSVALDRMTQYELSALEGGLPPLCPPRPQPEDKMQYLQVPPTRRFSHDDADVWASVAPPALPPRWGSGEDLAALAALAPPAGPARRRGGPLAFAEDAPPYRARRRSAESLLALRPGAAPGARGSPPGSPRRRPGPCARSASASLLPDAFALTAFEREPQALRRPRAPAPPRPFPAAPDGAEPGGSPRPPGGGGGGGSRRSPGPRRGARAHAGALQAGRSASWGEPGGLHAAGGGSTSSFLSSPSESSGYATLHSDSLGSAS
- the Gpr153 gene encoding probable G-protein coupled receptor 153 isoform X2, whose translation is MRRAPPPAAGAMGDERRLPGSAVGWLACGGLSLLANAWGILSVGAKQKRWKPLEFLLCTLAATHMLNVAVPIATYAVVQLRRQRPDYEWSEGLCKAFVSTFYTLTLATCFSVTSLSYHRMWMVRWPVNYRLSNAKKQAVHTVMGIWMVSFILSALPAVGWHDTSQRFYTHGCRFIVAEIGLGFGVCFLLLVGGSVAMGVVCTAIALFQTLAVQVGRRADRRPFTVPTIVVEDAQGKRRSSIDGSEPARTSLQITGLVATIVVIYACLMGLPVLVVGFSSLRADASAPWMVLCVLWCSVAQALLLPVFLWTCDRYRADLKAVWEKCVALMASDGDSEDETSLEGGTPQELVLERPLDFSYGADSVALDRMTQYELSALEGGLPPLCPPRPQPEDKMQYLQVPPTRRFSHDDADVWASVAPPALPPRWGSGEDLAALAALAPPAGPARRRGGPLAFAEDAPPYRARRRSAESLLALRPGAAPGARGSPPGSPRRRPGPCARSASASLLPDAFALTAFEREPQALRRPRAPAPPRPFPAAPDGAEPGGSPRPPGGGGGGGSRRSPGPRRGARAHAGALQAGRSASWGEPGGLHAAGGGSTSSFLSSPSESSGYATLHSDSLGSAS